The Streptomyces sp. A2-16 sequence TCGACCTGCCGGAGCCGCCCGAGGTCGTCTTCGCGGCCGACAACCTGATGGCGCTCGGTGCGCTGGACGCCGTACGCGCGCGTGGGCTGCGCGTACCCGAGGACCTCGCCCTGGCCGCGTTCGACGACATCCCGTGGTTCGTGCACACCGATCCGCCGATCACCGCGATCGCCCAGCCCACCGGCGAACTGGGGCGGGCCGCCGTGCGCGCGCTGGTGGACCGCATCGAGGGGCGGCCCCCCGAGTCGGTCACCCTCCCCGCCCGTCTCGTCGTGCGCCGCTCCTGCGGCGAGAACCCGCACGAGAACCCCGTAACGAACAGGAGCGAGTCGTGAGCAACGAGGACGAGTTGCTGCGCATCGAGGGCATACGCAAGTCCTTCCCCGGGGTGGTCGCGCTCGACGGCGTCGACTTCGACCTGCGCCGGGGCGAGGTGCACGTGCTGCTCGGCGAGAACGGCGCCGGCAAGAGCACGCTGATCAAGATGCTGTCGGGCGCCTACCACCCCGACGAGGGCCGCGTTCTGGTGGACGGCGAGGAGGTGCACATCCGCGGGGCGCAGGACGCCGAGCGGCTGGGCATCGCCACCATCTACCAGGAGTTCAACCTCGTCCCCGACCTGACGGTCGCCGAGAACATCTTCCTGGGCCGGCAGCCGCGCCGCCTCGGGATGATCGACCGGAAGACGATGGAGGCCGACGCCGAGGTGCTGCTGAAGCGCGTCGGGGTCAAGGTGTCGCCCCGCGCGCGGGTGCGTGAACTCGGTATCGCCCGGCTCCAGATGGTCGAGATCGCCAAGGCGCTGAGCCTGAACGCGCGCGTGCTGATCATGGACGAGCCGACCGCCGTGCTCACCTCCGAGGAGGTCGACAAGCTCTTCGCGATCGTGCGCACGCTGCGCGAGGACGGGGTCGGGATCGTCTTCATCACCCACCACCTGGAGGAGATCGCCGCCCTGGGCGACCGGGTCACGGTCATCCGGGACGGGAAGTCCGTCGGACAGGTGCCCGCCACCACGCCCGAGGACGAGCTCGTACGCCTCATGGTGGGCCGTTCGATCGAGCAGCAGTACCCGCGGGAACGCGGCGACACCGGGGCGGCCCTGCTGAAGGTCGAGGGGCTCACCCGGGACGGCGTCTTCCACGACATCGGCTTCGAGGTGCACGCCGGTGAGGTGGTCGGCATCGCGGGCCTGGTCGGAGCGGGTCGTACCGAGGTCGTGCGGGCCGTGTTCGGCGCGGACCCGTACGACAGGGGAACCGTGAAGGTCGCCGGGACCGCCCTCAGGGGCCATGACGTGGGCGCCGCCATGGCGGCCGGGATCGGCCTCGT is a genomic window containing:
- a CDS encoding sugar ABC transporter ATP-binding protein, whose protein sequence is MSNEDELLRIEGIRKSFPGVVALDGVDFDLRRGEVHVLLGENGAGKSTLIKMLSGAYHPDEGRVLVDGEEVHIRGAQDAERLGIATIYQEFNLVPDLTVAENIFLGRQPRRLGMIDRKTMEADAEVLLKRVGVKVSPRARVRELGIARLQMVEIAKALSLNARVLIMDEPTAVLTSEEVDKLFAIVRTLREDGVGIVFITHHLEEIAALGDRVTVIRDGKSVGQVPATTPEDELVRLMVGRSIEQQYPRERGDTGAALLKVEGLTRDGVFHDIGFEVHAGEVVGIAGLVGAGRTEVVRAVFGADPYDRGTVKVAGTALRGHDVGAAMAAGIGLVPEDRKGQGLVLDQSVEENLGLVTMRTATRAGLVDLKGQREAAARIAEQLGVRMAGLHQHVRTLSGGNQQKVVIGKWLLADTRVLILDEPTRGIDVGAKVEIYQLINELTAAGAAVLMISSDLPEVLGMSDRVLVMAQGRIAGELDADEATQDSVMALAVSTNTVKTDKEAPRGH